In Phaenicophaeus curvirostris isolate KB17595 chromosome 14, BPBGC_Pcur_1.0, whole genome shotgun sequence, a single genomic region encodes these proteins:
- the FBXO31 gene encoding F-box only protein 31 isoform X2: protein MAVCARLCGVGPARGCRRRGAAREQRRGAAGDSEPDTDTDPEEAGGGGGAATEDEEVAERIEGGRPAPHPGEAGRAPLSLLELPPELLVQIFGSLPGTDLPSLARVCTTFRRILRTDTIWRRRCREEYGVCENLRKLEITGVSCRDVYAKLLHRYRHILGLWQPDIGPYGGLLNVVVDGLFIIGWMYLPPHDPHVDDPMRFKPLFRIHLMERKCATVECMYGHKGPHNGHIQIVKKDEFSTKCNQTDHHRMSGGRQEEFRTWLREEWGRTLEDIFHEHMQELILMKFIYTSQYDNCLTYRRIYLPPSSPDDLIKPGLFKGTYGSHGLEIVMLSFHGKKAKGTKITGDPNIPAGQQTVEIDLAHPLQLPDIENLRDFSELSRIVLEVQEQIRREEEEKEHKQEEDDRSQQAASQPAAKPEGGEGAEGEETTAGSEGATQDKAPASHPFVLPMGVISRNEDYPRTCRICFYGTGLIAGHGFTSPERTPGVFVLFDDDRFGFIWLELKSFSLYCRIKVSFQNAEAPSREAFDEMLKNIQSLAT from the exons ATGGCGGTGTGCGCCCGGCTGTGCGGCGTGGGCCCGGCCCGCGGGTGCCgccggcggggggcggcgcgggAGCAGCGGCGCGGGGCCGCGGGCGACAGCGAACCCGACACCGACACCGACCCGGAGgaggcgggcggcggcggcggcgccgccacGGAAGACGAGGAGGTGGCGGAGCGCATCGAGGGCGGGCGGCCCGCGCCGCACCCCGGCGAGGCCGGGCGGGCGCCGCTGTCGCTGCTGGAGCTGCCGCCGGAGCTGCTGGTGCAGATCTTCGGGTCCCTGCCCGGCACCGACCTGCCCAGCCTGGCCCGCGTCTGCACCACCTTCCGCCGCATCCTCCGCACCGACACCATCTGGCGGCGGCGCTGCCGCGAAG AATACGGTGTCTGTGAAAACCTGCGGAAATTGGAGATCACGGGAGTGTCCTGTCGAGATGTTTATGCCAAAC TGCTGCACCGATACCGACACATCCTGGGATTGTGGCAGCCGGACATTGGGCCCTATGGGGGACTGCTGAACGTGGTG GTAGATGGTTTGTTCATCATCGGCTGGATGTACTTGCCACCTCATGACCCTCATGTTGATGATCCAATGAGATTCAAACCTCTTTTCAGGATTCATCTTATGGAGAGGAAATGTGCAACAGTGGAGTGTATGTATGGTCATAAGGGACCCCATAACGGCCACATCCAG ATTGTAAAGAAGGATGAGTTCTCCACGAAATGCAACCAGACAGATCACCATCGGATGTCAGGGGGAAGGCAAGAG GAATTCCGGACGTGGCTGAGGGAAGAGTGGGGTCGGACTCTGGAAGACATCTTCCATGAACACATGCAAGAGCTCATCTTGATGAAGTTCATCTACACCAGCCAATATGA CAACTGCTTGACATACCGACGCATCTACCTCCCTCCTAGCAGCCCTGACGACCTTATAAAGCCAGGACTCTTCAAGGGAACATATGGGAGCCACGGGCTGGAGATTGTGATGTTAAGCTTTcatggaaagaaagcaaaagggaCTAAAATCACT GGAGATCCCAACATCCCAGCTGGGCAGCAGACCGTGGAGATTGACCTGGCACATCCTCTGCAGCTACCCGACATTGAGAACCTTCGCGATTTCAGTGAGCTCTCTCGCATTGTCCTGGAGGTCCAGGAGCAGATACgtcgggaggaggaggagaaggaacacaAGCAGGAGGAAGATGACCGCTCCCAGCAGGCTGCCTCTCAGCCAGCTGCAAAGCCCgagggaggagaaggtgctgaggGGGAAGAGACTACAGCTGGGTCAGAGGGGGCAACCCAGGACAAGGCACCAGCTTCCCATCCCTTCGTGCTGCCCATGGGAGTCATATCGAGGAATGAAGACTATCCCCGGACCTGCCGAATTTG TTTTTATGGGACAGGGCTTATTGCTGGTCACGGCTTCACCAGCCCTGAGCGAACACCAGGTGTTTTTGTTCTCTTCGATGATGATCGCTTTGGATTCATCTGGCTGGAGCTGAAGTCCTTCAGTCTCTACTGCCGGAtcaaggtctccttccagaacGCCGAAGCGCCTTCCCGTGAGGCTTTTGATGAAATGCTGAAGAACATTCAGTCACTGGCTACTTGA
- the FBXO31 gene encoding F-box only protein 31 isoform X1 → MAVCARLCGVGPARGCRRRGAAREQRRGAAGDSEPDTDTDPEEAGGGGGAATEDEEVAERIEGGRPAPHPGEAGRAPLSLLELPPELLVQIFGSLPGTDLPSLARVCTTFRRILRTDTIWRRRCREEYGVCENLRKLEITGVSCRDVYAKRINPRVKSGRFMKILPDYEHMEYRDVYTCLLHRYRHILGLWQPDIGPYGGLLNVVVDGLFIIGWMYLPPHDPHVDDPMRFKPLFRIHLMERKCATVECMYGHKGPHNGHIQIVKKDEFSTKCNQTDHHRMSGGRQEEFRTWLREEWGRTLEDIFHEHMQELILMKFIYTSQYDNCLTYRRIYLPPSSPDDLIKPGLFKGTYGSHGLEIVMLSFHGKKAKGTKITGDPNIPAGQQTVEIDLAHPLQLPDIENLRDFSELSRIVLEVQEQIRREEEEKEHKQEEDDRSQQAASQPAAKPEGGEGAEGEETTAGSEGATQDKAPASHPFVLPMGVISRNEDYPRTCRICFYGTGLIAGHGFTSPERTPGVFVLFDDDRFGFIWLELKSFSLYCRIKVSFQNAEAPSREAFDEMLKNIQSLAT, encoded by the exons ATGGCGGTGTGCGCCCGGCTGTGCGGCGTGGGCCCGGCCCGCGGGTGCCgccggcggggggcggcgcgggAGCAGCGGCGCGGGGCCGCGGGCGACAGCGAACCCGACACCGACACCGACCCGGAGgaggcgggcggcggcggcggcgccgccacGGAAGACGAGGAGGTGGCGGAGCGCATCGAGGGCGGGCGGCCCGCGCCGCACCCCGGCGAGGCCGGGCGGGCGCCGCTGTCGCTGCTGGAGCTGCCGCCGGAGCTGCTGGTGCAGATCTTCGGGTCCCTGCCCGGCACCGACCTGCCCAGCCTGGCCCGCGTCTGCACCACCTTCCGCCGCATCCTCCGCACCGACACCATCTGGCGGCGGCGCTGCCGCGAAG AATACGGTGTCTGTGAAAACCTGCGGAAATTGGAGATCACGGGAGTGTCCTGTCGAGATGTTTATGCCAAAC GTATAAACCCACGAGTGAAGTCGGGGCGTTTTATGAAAATCCTTCCCGACTACGAGCACATGGAGTACAGAGATGTTTACACCTGCC TGCTGCACCGATACCGACACATCCTGGGATTGTGGCAGCCGGACATTGGGCCCTATGGGGGACTGCTGAACGTGGTG GTAGATGGTTTGTTCATCATCGGCTGGATGTACTTGCCACCTCATGACCCTCATGTTGATGATCCAATGAGATTCAAACCTCTTTTCAGGATTCATCTTATGGAGAGGAAATGTGCAACAGTGGAGTGTATGTATGGTCATAAGGGACCCCATAACGGCCACATCCAG ATTGTAAAGAAGGATGAGTTCTCCACGAAATGCAACCAGACAGATCACCATCGGATGTCAGGGGGAAGGCAAGAG GAATTCCGGACGTGGCTGAGGGAAGAGTGGGGTCGGACTCTGGAAGACATCTTCCATGAACACATGCAAGAGCTCATCTTGATGAAGTTCATCTACACCAGCCAATATGA CAACTGCTTGACATACCGACGCATCTACCTCCCTCCTAGCAGCCCTGACGACCTTATAAAGCCAGGACTCTTCAAGGGAACATATGGGAGCCACGGGCTGGAGATTGTGATGTTAAGCTTTcatggaaagaaagcaaaagggaCTAAAATCACT GGAGATCCCAACATCCCAGCTGGGCAGCAGACCGTGGAGATTGACCTGGCACATCCTCTGCAGCTACCCGACATTGAGAACCTTCGCGATTTCAGTGAGCTCTCTCGCATTGTCCTGGAGGTCCAGGAGCAGATACgtcgggaggaggaggagaaggaacacaAGCAGGAGGAAGATGACCGCTCCCAGCAGGCTGCCTCTCAGCCAGCTGCAAAGCCCgagggaggagaaggtgctgaggGGGAAGAGACTACAGCTGGGTCAGAGGGGGCAACCCAGGACAAGGCACCAGCTTCCCATCCCTTCGTGCTGCCCATGGGAGTCATATCGAGGAATGAAGACTATCCCCGGACCTGCCGAATTTG TTTTTATGGGACAGGGCTTATTGCTGGTCACGGCTTCACCAGCCCTGAGCGAACACCAGGTGTTTTTGTTCTCTTCGATGATGATCGCTTTGGATTCATCTGGCTGGAGCTGAAGTCCTTCAGTCTCTACTGCCGGAtcaaggtctccttccagaacGCCGAAGCGCCTTCCCGTGAGGCTTTTGATGAAATGCTGAAGAACATTCAGTCACTGGCTACTTGA
- the FBXO31 gene encoding F-box only protein 31 isoform X3, with protein sequence MCLLYLLPTLSFIELAAYPNRCYAKRVFPVEYGVCENLRKLEITGVSCRDVYAKRINPRVKSGRFMKILPDYEHMEYRDVYTCLLHRYRHILGLWQPDIGPYGGLLNVVVDGLFIIGWMYLPPHDPHVDDPMRFKPLFRIHLMERKCATVECMYGHKGPHNGHIQIVKKDEFSTKCNQTDHHRMSGGRQEEFRTWLREEWGRTLEDIFHEHMQELILMKFIYTSQYDNCLTYRRIYLPPSSPDDLIKPGLFKGTYGSHGLEIVMLSFHGKKAKGTKITGDPNIPAGQQTVEIDLAHPLQLPDIENLRDFSELSRIVLEVQEQIRREEEEKEHKQEEDDRSQQAASQPAAKPEGGEGAEGEETTAGSEGATQDKAPASHPFVLPMGVISRNEDYPRTCRICFYGTGLIAGHGFTSPERTPGVFVLFDDDRFGFIWLELKSFSLYCRIKVSFQNAEAPSREAFDEMLKNIQSLAT encoded by the exons ATGTGTTTGTTGTACCTTTTGCCCACTCTTAGCTTTATTGAACTCGCTGCTTACCCGAATCGCTGTTATGCAAAACGTGTATTCCCCGTAG AATACGGTGTCTGTGAAAACCTGCGGAAATTGGAGATCACGGGAGTGTCCTGTCGAGATGTTTATGCCAAAC GTATAAACCCACGAGTGAAGTCGGGGCGTTTTATGAAAATCCTTCCCGACTACGAGCACATGGAGTACAGAGATGTTTACACCTGCC TGCTGCACCGATACCGACACATCCTGGGATTGTGGCAGCCGGACATTGGGCCCTATGGGGGACTGCTGAACGTGGTG GTAGATGGTTTGTTCATCATCGGCTGGATGTACTTGCCACCTCATGACCCTCATGTTGATGATCCAATGAGATTCAAACCTCTTTTCAGGATTCATCTTATGGAGAGGAAATGTGCAACAGTGGAGTGTATGTATGGTCATAAGGGACCCCATAACGGCCACATCCAG ATTGTAAAGAAGGATGAGTTCTCCACGAAATGCAACCAGACAGATCACCATCGGATGTCAGGGGGAAGGCAAGAG GAATTCCGGACGTGGCTGAGGGAAGAGTGGGGTCGGACTCTGGAAGACATCTTCCATGAACACATGCAAGAGCTCATCTTGATGAAGTTCATCTACACCAGCCAATATGA CAACTGCTTGACATACCGACGCATCTACCTCCCTCCTAGCAGCCCTGACGACCTTATAAAGCCAGGACTCTTCAAGGGAACATATGGGAGCCACGGGCTGGAGATTGTGATGTTAAGCTTTcatggaaagaaagcaaaagggaCTAAAATCACT GGAGATCCCAACATCCCAGCTGGGCAGCAGACCGTGGAGATTGACCTGGCACATCCTCTGCAGCTACCCGACATTGAGAACCTTCGCGATTTCAGTGAGCTCTCTCGCATTGTCCTGGAGGTCCAGGAGCAGATACgtcgggaggaggaggagaaggaacacaAGCAGGAGGAAGATGACCGCTCCCAGCAGGCTGCCTCTCAGCCAGCTGCAAAGCCCgagggaggagaaggtgctgaggGGGAAGAGACTACAGCTGGGTCAGAGGGGGCAACCCAGGACAAGGCACCAGCTTCCCATCCCTTCGTGCTGCCCATGGGAGTCATATCGAGGAATGAAGACTATCCCCGGACCTGCCGAATTTG TTTTTATGGGACAGGGCTTATTGCTGGTCACGGCTTCACCAGCCCTGAGCGAACACCAGGTGTTTTTGTTCTCTTCGATGATGATCGCTTTGGATTCATCTGGCTGGAGCTGAAGTCCTTCAGTCTCTACTGCCGGAtcaaggtctccttccagaacGCCGAAGCGCCTTCCCGTGAGGCTTTTGATGAAATGCTGAAGAACATTCAGTCACTGGCTACTTGA